One Kitasatospora sp. NBC_01266 genomic window carries:
- a CDS encoding sensor histidine kinase: MSATLPASPRVRRRVLGDPPWSAAARRHTAFVVAGLPVHAAGLLAPVAPLALGLVLVPLAVNLTVMLLLTLVFGVSYALLLTHGFVLLTRVQTSRLAALLDIRLPGPAVRRGLAQSLRSDVLWRQAAYHVAVGPGIALGGLLTLGAWACGAGLLVLPCAAWALPATSPLNLGAHPVTVTAGWLLGGLLLFVAPPLASAVARLDAAAARALLGPGRAHELQLRVDHLAVSRAALLAAADTERRRIERDLHDGVQQRLVALAMKLGIARATHPGLTPELKDLLGEVHAEAKEALTELRDLVRGLHPAVLDEQGLDAALSGIAARAPFPVRLHVSAEGRAAPAIEAVAYFVVSEALANIAKHAQAARADVHLERHADVLRVTVVDDGIGGADPGRGTGLTGLTQRVSSVDGTLMISSPVGGPTEITVELPCEL; the protein is encoded by the coding sequence ATGTCCGCGACCCTGCCCGCATCGCCTCGCGTGCGCCGCCGGGTGCTCGGCGATCCGCCCTGGTCGGCCGCTGCCCGCCGACACACCGCCTTCGTGGTCGCGGGCCTGCCGGTGCACGCGGCCGGCCTGCTGGCGCCGGTGGCGCCGCTGGCCCTGGGGCTCGTACTGGTCCCACTGGCCGTGAACCTGACCGTGATGCTGCTGCTCACCCTGGTCTTCGGCGTCAGCTACGCCCTCCTGCTGACCCACGGGTTCGTACTCCTGACCCGCGTTCAGACCAGCCGACTGGCCGCCCTGCTGGACATCCGGCTGCCCGGCCCGGCCGTGCGGCGCGGGCTGGCACAGTCACTGCGCTCCGACGTGCTCTGGCGGCAGGCGGCCTACCACGTGGCGGTCGGGCCGGGCATCGCCCTCGGCGGCCTGCTCACGCTCGGTGCCTGGGCCTGCGGCGCGGGGCTGCTGGTGCTGCCGTGCGCCGCCTGGGCGCTGCCGGCCACCAGCCCGCTGAACCTGGGCGCGCATCCGGTGACGGTCACCGCCGGGTGGCTGCTGGGCGGGCTGCTGCTCTTCGTGGCCCCGCCGCTGGCGAGCGCCGTGGCCCGGCTGGACGCCGCGGCCGCCCGCGCGCTGCTCGGCCCGGGCCGGGCGCACGAGCTGCAGCTGCGGGTGGACCACCTGGCGGTCAGCCGGGCCGCGCTGCTGGCGGCGGCCGACACCGAGCGCCGCCGGATCGAGCGGGACCTGCACGACGGCGTCCAGCAGCGCCTGGTCGCCCTCGCGATGAAACTCGGCATCGCCCGGGCCACCCACCCGGGGCTGACCCCGGAGCTGAAGGATCTGCTCGGCGAGGTGCACGCGGAGGCCAAGGAGGCGCTGACCGAGCTGCGCGACCTGGTGCGCGGGCTGCATCCGGCGGTGCTGGACGAGCAGGGGCTGGACGCGGCGCTCTCCGGCATCGCGGCGCGGGCCCCGTTCCCGGTGCGGCTGCACGTCTCGGCCGAGGGGCGGGCGGCACCGGCGATCGAGGCCGTCGCGTACTTCGTGGTCTCCGAGGCGCTGGCCAACATCGCCAAGCACGCCCAGGCCGCGCGGGCCGATGTCCACCTGGAGCGGCACGCCGACGTCCTGCGGGTGACCGTGGTCGACGACGGGATCGGCGGCGCCGACCCCGGCCGGGGCACCGGCCTGACCGGGCTCACCC